CGTCGTCGCAGGTCAGGTCGAAGCGCTGCCCCGCCTCGAGCTCGGCCTTGCCCTCCTCGAACCTGCCGACGCGAATCTTGGGCCCCTGCAAGTCCTGCAAGACGCCGACGGGCTGGCCCAGGCGCTTGGCGTGCTCGCGGATCAGACCGATGTTGCTCCTGTGCACCTCCTTGCTGCCGTGCGAAAAGTTGAGCCGGAAGACGTTGACGCCCGCCTCCATGAGCCTGACGATCATCTCGGGTGTGCTGGTAGCCGGCCCGATGGTCGCCACGATGCGGGTGCGGCGCTGCATGGCGCTCACTGCCTGGGAGGCTCTCGCAGGGGGGCCTTTTGTGCGGGGGCCTTTTGTGCGGGGGCCTTTTGTGTAGGAGTCTTATGTGCAAAGGCCCTCCCGCCCAAAAAGCGCGCGCTGTCGCCGAGTTCGTCCTCGATCATGAGCAGGCGGTTGTACTTGGCCAGGCGGTCGCTGCGGCTGGCCGAGCCCGTCTTGATCTGTCCGGCGTTGACCCCTACCGCCAGGTCGGCGATAAAGGTGTCCTCGGTCTCGCCGCTGCGGTGGCTGATCATGCTGCGGTAGCCGTTGGACTTGGCGAGTTCGATGGCGTCCAGTGCCTCCGAGAGCGTGCCGATCTGGTTGACCTTGATGAGAATCGCATTGGCCACGCTCTCGTCGATGCCGCGCTGCAAAAAGTCGACGTTGGTGACGAACAGGTCGTCGCCGACGAGCTGGCACTTGTGGCCGATGGCCGCGGTCAGCTTGGCCCAGCCCGCCCAGTCGTCCTCGGCCAGGCCGTCCTCGAGGGATAGAATCGGATAGCGCGCCACCCAGTCCTGCCAGAAAGCGATCATCTCGTCGGATGAGAGCACCTTGCCCTCGGCGTCCAGGTGGTAATGCCCGTCCCGATAGAACTCGCTGGCGGCGGGGTCCAGGGCGATGGCGATGTCTTCGCCCGGCGTGTAGCCGGCCCTCTCGATGGCCTCGAGGATGACCTCGACCGCCTCCTGGTTGGACTTCAGATCCGGGGCGAAACCGCCCTCATCGCCGACGTTGGTGTTGTAGCCGCGCTCCTGCAGGACCTTCCTCAGCTGGTGAAAGGTCT
This region of Deinococcota bacterium genomic DNA includes:
- the eno gene encoding phosphopyruvate hydratase, encoding MTDIEVVHGLEVLDSRGNPTVGARVILSSGFEGYAVVPSGASTGSHEAAELRDGGDRYLGKGVRTAVDNVNLSIAPVIEGFDAADQVGLDATLVALDGTKNKGKLGANAILAVSLAAARAVATAYDQPLYRYLGGVGARTLPVPLMNVINGGRHADNKVDAQEFMLAPIGFGHFSEALRAGVETFHQLRKVLQERGYNTNVGDEGGFAPDLKSNQEAVEVILEAIERAGYTPGEDIAIALDPAASEFYRDGHYHLDAEGKVLSSDEMIAFWQDWVARYPILSLEDGLAEDDWAGWAKLTAAIGHKCQLVGDDLFVTNVDFLQRGIDESVANAILIKVNQIGTLSEALDAIELAKSNGYRSMISHRSGETEDTFIADLAVGVNAGQIKTGSASRSDRLAKYNRLLMIEDELGDSARFLGGRAFAHKTPTQKAPAQKAPAQKAPLREPPRQ